The window TCCCAGAGACAGCGTCGTAGAGACGTTGGAGGAGTACAAGTTCCAGGCCATCGGCGACCCAAGGTATATGTTGGACAGATGACGGAAATATACCATGGAAGGTGCCTCGGTATTGACTATCAATGCCCGACGAAGTTCCGGTTCCATATGAATATCCCTTTCCTTCACGAGGTAGAGACTGTTCCCTCGTATCACCTGTTCCAGCTGGAGGTGTTCTCATGCTTGTCCCGGTTCCAGGTACGTACGCAGCCCTCCAAGGGCGACTACTCCTAGCACCACTCTCTGACGGCATACAGTGTGGATGAGAACTCGCAAAATATCCACTCAGATTCTGTCGGCAATGGACTGGATGCGAGTACCTAGGGTGAAGCCGTATGCAACAGTCGCCAAAAACGTGGCGAGGTTGAGCAACGACGAGATGCCGTGCAGCATGCCAAACTTCTTGTTCAAGATTTGCATCTCTTCCGAGTGAGGGCCCTCAGCGTAGTAGTCTTTGCCGTCTCGCTTCGCTGCGACTGGTTAGTCACTAGATCGAATCGCAGACCAAAATGGCAAACACACCTTGACCCTTGCGCTGCTTCatcgtcttggccgtcgcaGGCTGCAGGACGACTAGATTCGCAAGGCCAGTAAAGAACATGATGGCAATCGGAACGAGAGAATTCCACCGCTTAGAGGCATGAAACAGGCCGGATAAGCCGGAGGGAACTCCAACCAGCGAGTTGCCTGGAAAGGATAGAGCTAGCACTGCTGGCAGGGCCGTCTGCAAGCCAAAGTAGACGGGGAAGAGGCAACTCTGCACCGCAGAGAAAGCTGGTCTTTCAACAGTTTTGAAAAGCACAGGGCTATTGATGAAAGACTTGATCATGCGTCAGCACCCGCAGGCTCATGCGTGGAAGTGGCGATACGGCAGCATACGTGCCAAAAGGATGTCCCTAACAACGTCCCGTAACTGTGGCTAGCTGTAAGCAGGAAGGCAGGCGGCGCAACGGTATAGACAATGCCTTGGCAGTGCGAACACGTACGAGAGAACATGGTACGGCGCCATGGAGAAAATAACAGAGTTTGCCATTGTATTCGTCGTGTGATGCACCCCAAGGATGTATCGGTGAATGAGGGGGAATGAGACaggttgtcgtcgtcgcagctGGTCACAGCGCACCTGCacgtgtaagtaagtacctacttgcttGTTCTGcggtaagtacggagtaatacaagtacagtatactccgcacagtaaggtacaagtacttacgccCAGGGCGGGGGTCGGGATGGCACCCATTTAGCAACTTCGTGTGCGTCAGAGTCTCGATCACGTGGCCTCGCGACTGAGCCGCGTTATTCCGCGCGACGTCATCTCGATAGTTGCACAGCTCAATGTTCAGCTCACTTTTCCCATCGTCTCACACGCGTAAGAGGGAAACCGGGTGGATGGAACGGTTGCCTCTTGCTTCATAGTCTGCCCTTGCCTTTGTTGTCCAATATGGCGGAAAAAGAAGCGACAATCTTCATTCTCGACCTTGGCGCGTCCATGGCCAGGGTCAACCGAAACAATGGCCGCAACGAATCAGACTTGGATTGGAGCATGCGCTACGTCTGGGACAGGATAACTGACATTGTCGCCGCCAACCGCAAGACGCTGTGTGTTGGTATTCTCGGCCTACGAACGGATGAGACCAGCAATCAGTTGCAAGCCGATGACGGGTACGAAAATATCTCGGTCCTCCAAGAGCTGGGCCAGATGACGATGCCCAACCTCCGGTCTTTGCAGTCCCACATCAAAGTCAACCAGACATCGTCTGGCGATGCAatctccgccgtcgtcgtggccgtcgacatgATCGACTCCTTTACCAAGAAGCTCAAATACATGCGAAGAATTATTCTCGTCACCGATGGCGAAGGCGAGCTGGACAccgacgacgttgacgacATAGCAAACAAGATGAACGACTCCAAGATATCGCTGACGGTCCTGTATGCATCTTTCGTCTTCAATTTCCCATGACTCGCCGCTTGGCACTGCTGACCTGAACACCTAGCGGTGTCGACTTTGATGATGCCGAATTCGGGTACAAAGAGGAAGACAAGACCGCCGTAAAGGTACGTCCACCTGCCAATATCTTGTGCTCTCCTTGCCAATGGATTCTTCGCAGGCCACAAATGAGAAGGCTCTGAGAGCTCTGGTGAGCAAGTGCGACAATGGAGACTTTGcaaccatggcggcggccatcgacgagctcgagatgCCTCGAATCAAGACCGTCAAGCCGTACAAGACCTACGATGGCCTCCTCACTCTAGGAAACCCGGAGTTGTCGCCCTCGATGAGCATCAATGTCGAGAGATACTTCAAGACACACCTCGCTCGTCCGTTGGGAGCaagcaccgtcgtcgtcaaatCCGAGCAGGTTGCCAGCACCCAATCAACAAAGACATTGGACGATGACGCCATGGAAGGCGTCGAGTTCTGCGCGGCAAAACAAACACGGTCATACAAGGTCGACGACCCGGAGGCCCCAGGCGGCAAGCGCGACGTCGAGTTTGAATCGCTCGCCAAGGGCTACGAATACGGGAGGACGGCTGTGCACATCAGCGAGTCGGAGCACAACATCACCAAACTGGAGACGCAAAAATGCTTTTCAATCCTTGGATTTATCCCATTCAACTCGGTATGATGCCAGAAAGCCCATCTGCCGAATGAACTGACCGACCGTCGTAGTACGAACCGTTCCTCAGCATGGGCGAAGCTTGCGtcacgcacgcacgcgctTTTGACGAGCGGTCGGAAATCGCTCTATCTTCCTTGGTATGGGCGCTCTCGGAACTTGAGTCGTATGCCATCGCTCGCCTCGTCACGAAAGACGGCAAGGAGCCGCAACTGGTGCTGCTGGCTCCACATATTGATAATGATATTGAGTGCCTTTACGACGTACCTCTCCCGTTTGCGGAGGACGTTCGCGCTTACCGATTCCCGCCCCTGGACAAGGTCATGACGGTGAGCGGGCAGACGCTCACCCAGCACCGACTGTTGCCTTCGGATGAGCTGAACGAGGCAATGAGCGACTACGTTGATGCGATGGACTTGACGGAATATGCCAAATCTAGGTCCGTCCCTCGACTTCGCCCGCACGCGTCTGCTCGCGCTGACATTCTCAGTGGTGCCGCCGACCATATGCCGATGGATGAAACGTTCAACCCAGCAATTCACCGCATAAACCATGCGGTGAAGACGCGAGCGGCTCATCCAGATCGGCCGATTTCGAAAATGCCCCCTGCGCTCCTTCTGCACTCTGCTCCCCCTGATGACTTGGTGAAGAGGGTGCAAGAGCGAATAGATGCTTTGATCGAGGCCGCAGAAGTGAAAAAAGGTGCGGCTCCTTGCCTCTTGCCGCGGCTTCGTCGGTGCTAACATCCTGCAGTGCCGCCCAAGGCAAAGGGCCGGCGAAACAGGGAGGCTGTCAAGCCCATCTCGGGCTTGGATGTGGATGCGCTGCTTGGTGATGGCAAGAATGGCCAGGTATCCGAGGAGAACCCCATCCCGGACTTCAAGCAGGCCTTGGCAGGCGCATCAGATACGAGCTCGATTCGGCCAATCGCAAAGCAGATGGGAACCGTTGTGCGGTCGCTCGTCACCAACAGCTTTGGCACCAGCAAGGACGCCCAGGCCCTGGAGTGCCTCCGCGTCATGCGGGAGGAGCTGACGAATGCGGAGGAACCTGGACTCTACAATGCCTTCGTAACCGACTTCAAGAAGAGTCTGCTCTCCGGGGAGCTGGGAGGAGACAGGAGGGAACTGTGGTATCAAATGCAGAAGCCGCCACTGGGGTTGATTAGCAAAGGGGAATCCGAAATATCCGACGTCACGGATGAGCAGGCGAAAGAGGTGAGAAACTCCAACGGCCGAGCCATGGACGATGAGCCGTTCAATCGACGTTAACCCGTTTGCAATAGTTTTTCAAATTCAGGTAGCCGAGGGGGGTTCTCAAAGAGAATCTTGTTTGCCTGTAGATATCCAATTAAATGCACACAGCCAAACGACGAGTATGGGAATGATAAAACAGTGAATTACTGCCTGGTTGATGTGTGTTGTGTTGCTTAGCAGTAGCAGCTGCCTTTGTTTCTCTCTACTCATTTACGAGCTTTGCAGCGTCCCCGTTATTTCCTTCCACCTACATGAACATCTGCCGTTCGCTGCTTTGTCCTTCTCTCCGTCGTCAAACCAGCTTGCTACCCTCCCGTTCCTTTTTTTCCCACATGGAAGACAGTCTCCTACATCGCCTGAATTGCCTCAGTCATCGAATCTACGTTTTGGGCATGAGCGGGTAAATTACTCATTGCTGGTTTCGATTGACGCATTTTCGCTTCGCAGCCCATCTTGCAACGAGCAATACAAGGGATTCCTTTGCTGGACATATCCAACGTCACCAAAATGAATGACAACATTCTTGACGCAAACCTGGAACAGCTCCAACAAATCCTAGGGTTGCCGGTtcgccttcgtcgtccgTCAGAGGTGGAGAACGAGCAGCGCGACTCGGTTGAAAAGCCAACGAACTTCGAGACGGATGGGGAGAAATGGCAAACCGAACATGGACACGACTCCAGTGACGATTTGGGGGCAAGCTCCTCCCCAGCAAAGCTCGGAGGGCAACCAGTGACGCAAGCGACACAGGACTGGTCTCTCGCCAACGCGAGCCATGACAGCTCCTCTCTTCGGGTTGGCGACATCAACAACGCGATCATTGAATTTTGCCCATGGGCCATGATTGTGAGATATCCAGATAGATTCATCGGAAAGGCCAATAAGCCTCGTGTAAGCCATGATTCTCTTTTCCCCTACTACGATCTGATTCATGTTGATCACAATGTAGGCCCGTCCCTTCTTCAACAATATCATGGACGGACGAAAATGGGACTTGTGAGTGGCCTATCCGCCAGTACATCGATCATGGCTGATTTGCAAGCTTTTACCTGCATGATCCGATCAAGACACTGGATCGACCGCATCTTCTCGTACCGACGTTTCAGTTTGAGGATTTTTTGGACGAGATCAACCAAAAACTCTCCATCGCCCTGAAAATACCCATGGGGGAAAATCGACGGAGGTTCTGCCTTAAATTTGGCAAAGACGGGACCCCCCAGCCGCGATTCCTCCAGCAGTCTGAAGGCAAGCGAAGCCTCGACAACCTCATCTACCCGGAAGCCTCTGCAGACGATACCAGCAGCTTCAAGACAGCTCGGAAAGGAGAGCAAGATGCCTTCATGGACATGCTGGACAAGTTGAACCAATATGCACAGTACAAGGACAAAGAACAGAGTGCCTTGGAGCGAGCCAAGAAGAGGGCGTCGGACCGAAAAGAGATGATGATGAAAGTGCAGGCTTACCTTGATCTCGAGAAGAAGAGCCCGCGTCGCACTGTCTTCATATGCATGGATGTTGAGGCCATTGAGTTCCCCCCTCACCCGGTGTCGGAAGTAGGAATCGCCATCTTGGACACGGACACCATTCGGGGGACGGCGGTAGGTGAGAGCGGCTCAGGATGGTGGAATCAGATACAAGCGTGTCACATTCGCACAAAGGAGTACTCTAGACTGGTGAACCACAAATATGTCCACGGGTGCCCCGACGCATTCGATTTCGGGTATGTTCCCGTCGCGCCGGGGTCGACGCAAGAGTGGATGCTAACGGAATGGCCAGCGCGAGCAGTTTCGCGACGAAAGGCGAGTTGGTCGAGACGATCAAGTCAATTCTGGCACCCTACACGAACGGGAGGGTTGACCTTGTCTTCGTCGCGCACGACACGAAGCAGGATGTCAAGTTCCTTTCCAGCATTGGCATGAACGTGCTCAAACTCCCCGGCATGATTGGCGAAATCGACACAGCTGTGCTGCATCAAGAATGGTGCAGTTCCAACGAAAGCCGGAGCCTGCGCTCGGTGCTCAACGAACTCGGGTTTGAAAACAAGAACCTACACAACGCCGGCAACGATGCGGTGTACACGATGCGGGCCATGATCGGCCTCGCAGTGGAGCAGCTGcgcaaggaggaggccgtGGCCAAAAACGAAGAGTATGTACCGGCCATGATGGTGGGGAGAAAGTGAGCCAAGTAAAGACGTAGTGTAGGCTTGAGGGGAGAACTTGGGCATTGATGCGTGGGACCATGTACTATGACAGACATAAGTATCATGTCGGGCGGGAAGAAAAATCGGTACCCCGTCCGATCTGCTCTAACTAGCTCTCAGAACAAAATCAAGTCTGCAAACGCCATCGCTATGTGAACCGCAtatcgtacatgtacatacaggTGACGCGCCTCTGCCGCCCAGTGTAAATTTTGACCGCCACCAGTCGAGCAAGGGATGCTGGGAGTCGAACACGATTTAGGAATTCAAGGAGGCGACGTCTGGAAGTTCCATTCGACATGGCTGACCCGCGCATCGGCTCAGTATTGCTTGTCGAGGAACTCTTTCGCCTCGTTGACCTTGGTTGCCAGGTAAGGACTACCACCGCGATCGGGGTGGTTGAGCAGCATGAGGGTTCGGTGGGCCTTGCGGATCTTGTCCTTGTTGATGGCGCGCTCGCtacatggacgacgaggtcagTGGACGGACGGGATGGCGCAGCGCATCGTTCACGTTGGACAAGGGAATGCCGTACTTGAGCGAGAGAATGAGGGTGGCCTCTTTCTTGTTCATCTTGGGCTCGAAACCGCCCTTGTAGAAAGCCTTGCCCATGGCACCAACGCCGCCACGGGATCGTCGCCAGGCAACGAGACCTGCTCGGCCCTGCGCTCGACGTTAGCTTGAACTCGGTAAGGAAGCTGCTGGCGGATGTGCGACGAGGGACCAAGTTTGATGTTGGTGGCTATGGTCTTGCCAAAGAACAGGCGAAACATACGAGgaaagcggcggcggcggcgccgaagcctATGGCGACAACGGAAGACATTTCTGGTGGTGACTGAGGTACGGGCGGTGGTGGTTTTGCTGAACCCTGGATttcgtcttcgccgtcgtttGGGCCTCGCTGAGATTTGGGAAGACTTAAGGGACGCTATGGCGCGGGGAAAGGTTGCTCCGTTCCCGATTGGTGATGGCGAACCAAAGGCAGTCAAGCACGACGAGGTGGCCCAAGTTCGTACTTTGTTCTCCCGTACTGCTTTGCTTGTACgaatgtacttacatgctgTTCTTACTAGATTTACTCCAAACTTGACGTTGGCTATTTCAAAAGGAACGAGGAatcgaaaaaaaaaaaaaaagaaataaAGACAATGGGAATGCTGTTGGGGTCGTAAAGTTGCCGAGGAGGTCAGTAATaaattgtacaagtacatggtaCATTTACCATTTCTCCCCGTACttacaatacagtacataaGTGCCTGGTATAACTATAATTGATATCTTGGTTCTCCTACAACTCCACTAGACATATCAACGACAGAGTACTTTTGTAATCATCACCGAGCCAAACGGGTGCGATGCGCAATGGTAGTAGTCCATCGATACTGGAACCACAGTGTTGGCAACGGTTGTCAGGAAGCCTAAAGTGAGGCTCTGCCCATTCTGTCAACAGCCTGATAATacgtacccaagtacaagtacacttgctatccgagcaagtacctacgACTTTGGCAGACAGGCAAGACCTCATTCGAGGACAACGCTCCCTCGATCGTTCTTCCATTAACAACAAAACATAACAACAAACCGAATTGCCGCTCCCTCTTGGGGAAAGACTACCGCGATCGTTCTCGTTGGCTGTGACCAACGAAACGGGTGCCGATGACAACCCGTAGTTCAACTCTCCAGCCTCTACGGATTCGTCGTTCATCCGTCTTACGTACCACCCTCCTACATCCCcccccttcttcttcttcttcttcttgacCTCTATCATGGTTTAATGCCATCTTCGCCGCTAGCCGATGAGTGCAGAAAACCTATTATTCAATTCTCTTGTCGTCGCAAACGACTTCCCACCCCGGCTCCCCTTTGCAAGTACCGTAGCTTCTGCCATTGTTTTGTTCAGGTCAGAGCAGACGCATCAGACGTTGCTGTTGGCACGCGTGCCTGGCTCGCACCCCTCCCACCATGCCGGAAAAGATTCCACCGGTTGCGGTGGCCCAGTCGTCGTTTGATGTGCAGAAGAAGTCTCGAGGTTGCCGCCCCAAGCCTGCGCTCATCATAGCCCTCGGATTTCTCGCCGCCACATCTGTCTGGCATGGGTTCCAACGCCAAAGGTACGGGCCAGGCGGCTTCGGACCGGTGGGTAGCGACGGCAAGCACCTGTCGTGGAGCTGGGAAGACGTAAGCTTCGTCGGGTGAAGACCAAGTGCGCCCTGCCTGGCATGCGCTGACTGCCTGGTCTGGAACAGGTCGAGCCGAGCCGTTCGTTGGCGTGGACCAAATGCTACGACGTCTTCAAATGCGCGAGACTTGATGTGCGACGTTTGATCTTGCCCCATCTCATGTGGTCACCATTCTGACGAGCAGATGAAGGTGCCAATGGACTGGCAAAGCccttccgacgacgagcgggtGACACTAGGCATTATGAAGctgccggccaaggcgacgacCGATCGACTTCCGCCCGTATTCGTGAACCCTGGTGTACGTGGCACTACCGACCTCGTTCGGTCAGCGTGCTGATCTTTGTTGCAGGGACCGGGTGGCTCTGGCATCTACTTTATGCAAATCCTGGCTGCGCAGCTACAGAGGGTGGTTGGGGAGAATCAGGTGATGGCACCTCCCACAGCTCGCTCTGCTCATGCTGACCTGACCGACCACCCGCAAGGACATCATCTCCTGGGACCCTCGAGGAGGTAGGCCTTCAACACCCCTCTCCGCCAAGTTCCACGTGTCGGCCCAACTGACCCGTTGTCTACTAGTCGGTGTTTCCACGCCCAGAGTCGAGTGCTGGGGAACATCGCAGAAGCGGGAGCTGTGGTCGATGCAGGACAAGGGCGTCATTGACGAGCGTCCCGGTCTTATCTACGATACCTACTCCCGGGGCCTGGCCTATTCCGGTGCTTGCGAAAGGGCACTCAACGACAGCGGCATCCTTCTGCATCTCAGCACGGCGTACCACGCTCGAGACATGCTCGAAATCCTCGACGGTACCGGACACCAAAAGCTTCGGTACTGGGGCTTCAGCTACGGcaccgccctcggcggcgcgttTGCCGGCATGTTTCCGGGTCGTGTGGAAAGGCTCGTCAGCGATGGTGAGTCTGCGCTTCCATGCCGACAACTCGGCCGAACCACTCACGCACCCGACCACCCGTCGTAGGCAACGTCGATTACAGAGAGTACTTTGGCACAGGGGCCCGCCactacctcgacgacgcagacaCCATCTTCGACGCCTTCGACTCCGCATGCCACGGCGCCGGGCCCAAGAAATGCGCCCTTTGGGCATCCACACCGGGCGCTATCCAGAAGCGCCGTACCGACCTCCTCGAGAGGCTCAAAAGGCGACCCATCATTATTCCGGCGCAGTCCCGCGAGTCCGGCCCGGAGATGCCGGAGCAAGTCACGTATACCAAGCTCCAGCGGATGACGCAAGGCCTCGTGTACGCCCCGATCTGGACCTTCAAAACCATGGCGCAAGTctacgccgccctcgaggcaGGCGATGGACTGCCATACTATGACCTCGCCACGGCGATGAAAAACAGTCCGGGATCGGAGCTGCTGTGCGAGCGTACGGatacgccggcgacgagaccGCGAGAGAcgcaggaggagcaggatgCCTTCCCGGGAATCATGTGCTCCGACTCGGACGGGTCCATGACGTCTCTCGGAGACTTTGAGCAGTTTGCCGAGACGTTGAGCGAGAGCAGTCGGTGGATGGGTGCGGCCTttgccgacctcggcgcGGGCTGTGCGGGAAGATCGATCCGACCTAAGTGGCGTTTTACGATCGGTACGGAGCGTTGAGTTTGAGCTCTGGGTGCGCGAAAGAAGAAGGCTGATGATGTTTTCCTCACAGACATGATCAAGCAGGATACCGACTTTCCGATCCTCTACATCGGCAACTTGGCTGACAACGTCACGCCCCTGCAAAGCGCGCGCAATAACTCGGCCCTCTTTCCCAGCTCGGTCGTATTGACACAAAAGTCGTACGGCGTAGGTTTTGCTCCATCCGACACCCGTTCGATGAGTCGGGCTGACAAGTAAACGGCAGCactgctcgctcgccgcgcCATCGACGTGCACTCTGAAGCTTGTGCGCGCCTATTTTCAAAACGGCACGGTCCCGTCTCCAGGGACGGAGTGTGAGCAGGACTTTGACCTGTTCGAGTTGCCCACGCCAGAGGAGTTGGCCATGAAAGCTGGGCAACAGGATGCcttgtcgacggcagcgtaCGAACTATCTCTGGGAGGTGATTTTCTGATGCACCGCTTCAGGGTTCGGCCGTCGTAAGCTGGAGCCCGTCGCAGGGAAGATAATCAGGATGCATCTGTAGATTCCACGCGGGTCCCCGGCTCAAGTTTAATAAATAGATGCTCTGGTGTAAATATTCTGCACACGACTACCATGCGCCCCCCGCTTCCATTGACTGAATCTCAACTTAACAAGGCTCGTTCGCGCTCCCTCTCCTGTGGTGAACCTGGTCCGGCATCTTCAGCCCCTTGTCGACGACCTCCTTGACCTtcttctcgagcgcctccaCGGCATCTTCGACGGCCGTTCCCACGGCATCTTCGGCAGAGGTGGAGGAGGTAGTCCAGTTGCCGGAGCCGCCGCGCCCTCCCATGGCCGACCGTTGCCGGTCGCGGCGCAAGGCCACGGTctcatcgacggcgctcgcCTGCTGTTGCCTGTCATGACCGATCGTGGGCGGCTGCGGGTCGAAGAAGTTGCCAGCACCACCGCGGCCTGCGCGCACGGGGTGGTCGGAGTGGCGCGTGCGCTGCGGCGGAGCGTCCTGCAATGGATGCCGCGATGGAGCGGCCGGTGCTGTCGGGGCTTGGACGAGCTGAGCAGACACGAGAGCAGTTAGCTTAGCACAAGACGGACGAACGCAATTCCAAGTAGGAgtggaagggggggggggttcatGGAGAAATTGTCGTCGAGTGCCTACTTCTTGCGCGGGAACCGTCTTTGACGCCGGATGGTGGTTTCCCgcaccgccgcggccgacgttGCGAAAGGCAGGGGGGGCTTCGTCGTGAGGCGGCATGCGGGAACGCACTGGGGGGCTGGCGATGCCGTTGATGCTATGCAGGTGCAAAGCTCTGGTTTCGTTCTGGCGTCGGCATAGCACCAGTGTTCCGGACCAAATCAAGCCCCGCTTAGAAATGTGAAGGGTTGCGGGTGTATGCTTCAGGATGATTCACTGACGTCATTGTCGCTCGCTGTTATGTCGCTGCAGGCGCCATATTCTGCACCCATTGCAATTGGATCTCGCCCCTTTACCGCGAGGCTTTCGCCCACCAATTTTCACACACCTATGTGACTGTATCGTGTT of the Drechmeria coniospora strain ARSEF 6962 chromosome 01, whole genome shotgun sequence genome contains:
- a CDS encoding mitochondrial chaperone — translated: MSSVVAIGFGAAAAAFLGRAGLVAWRRSRGGVGAMGKAFYKGGFEPKMNKKEATLILSLNERAINKDKIRKAHRTLMLLNHPDRGGSPYLATKVNEAKEFLDKQY
- a CDS encoding Spen like and like SPOC protein, which encodes MAEKEATIFILDLGASMARVNRNNGRNESDLDWSMRYVWDRITDIVAANRKTLCVGILGLRTDETSNQLQADDGYENISVLQELGQMTMPNLRSLQSHIKVNQTSSGDAISAVVVAVDMIDSFTKKLKYMRRIILVTDGEGELDTDDVDDIANKMNDSKISLTVLGVDFDDAEFGYKEEDKTAVKATNEKALRALVSKCDNGDFATMAAAIDELEMPRIKTVKPYKTYDGLLTLGNPELSPSMSINVERYFKTHLARPLGASTVVVKSEQVASTQSTKTLDDDAMEGVEFCAAKQTRSYKVDDPEAPGGKRDVEFESLAKGYEYGRTAVHISESEHNITKLETQKCFSILGFIPFNSYEPFLSMGEACVTHARAFDERSEIALSSLVWALSELESYAIARLVTKDGKEPQLVLLAPHIDNDIECLYDVPLPFAEDVRAYRFPPLDKVMTVSGQTLTQHRLLPSDELNEAMSDYVDAMDLTEYAKSSGAADHMPMDETFNPAIHRINHAVKTRAAHPDRPISKMPPALLLHSAPPDDLVKRVQERIDALIEAAEVKKVPPKAKGRRNREAVKPISGLDVDALLGDGKNGQVSEENPIPDFKQALAGASDTSSIRPIAKQMGTVVRSLVTNSFGTSKDAQALECLRVMREELTNAEEPGLYNAFVTDFKKSLLSGELGGDRRELWYQMQKPPLGLISKGESEISDVTDEQAKEVRNSNGRAMDDEPFNRR